From the Halomonas meridiana genome, one window contains:
- the rne gene encoding ribonuclease E: MKRMLINATQPEELRVALVDGQRLYDLDIESGAREQKKANIYRGKITRVEPSLEAAFVDFGAERHGFLPLKEISREYFIKDVSGRPSIKEVLKEGQEVIVQVDKEERGNKGAALTTFISLAGRFLVLMPNNPRAGGISRRIEGDDRSQLKDAMGQLTVPDKMGLIVRTAGIGRSSEELQWDLDYLVQVWESITTEAGKRSAPFLIYRESNVIIRAMRDYLRQDIGEVLIDSPEIHAEALAFIRQVMPSYQQKIKLYADEVPLFSRFQIESQIETAYQREVKLPSGGSIVIDHTEALVSIDINSARATRGSDIEETALQTNSEAADEIARQLRLRDIGGLVVIDFIDMGPARNQREVENRMRDALKLDRARVQIGRISRFGLMEMSRQRLRPSLGETSGVVCPRCNGQGTIRDVRSLSLSIMRLIEEEAMKERSAQIRAILPVPVATYLLNEKRSVLADIESRQGVRVVLLPSPDMDTPHYDVQRLRDDHLDEDDSHSLSSFELSTDTDVGKEPDPSFAPPAQRAEAAVKSVVHNAPAPASLQTEEAPAKAAAPAPAAEQPSVLGRFIRGFAKLLGGDDSAHQTANEAEAPRKASEQPSRPPRNERRSKPAQERNDSTPKQEQRSDNAKSDQRGNAAGNTGSRNEDASDKRSGPSRTRNRRRHPQQDDSKGQENAKNTRQQSPKESVKESPKETSKEESGKPQEPRRDKPRENKPKQDKQDKQEERAPAAQADDSQQDDGKPKRTRNNPRNRSRKQALNPQAEAEQLKLQADAAKAPQATDDSASTAPADAAPSADASSQAAEAPQATATEAPTDAETMQREQAAQPAEASPEVSSGESSGESTEESTEESTTSERAANSGDKARKSTRQRRQSKPEADAKDAAVPVTPQAEPASTEAASPAEPDDVTAARTPTADRQESRVEASATEAPKTDAPDTRVAEASDDQAQPADHATAPQSTDASQTPETTPAEAEASSTAPDQAHAEAAENNAQAAPVADVDTQSKAETAETAETAETAETAEQDNVDTAPSAKPEDAPTSEATSPASERTAEKTPSDAVADEATSAMPPATEQEPAATATTEQEPAATATTDEVSAPAPASVATDEEAPKPRRRRRRAHNDPRELRKQQNAQGQNSQE; encoded by the coding sequence ATGAAACGGATGCTAATTAACGCGACCCAGCCTGAAGAGCTGCGGGTCGCACTGGTAGATGGACAGCGCCTGTACGATTTGGATATCGAGTCCGGCGCTAGGGAACAGAAAAAAGCCAATATTTATCGGGGTAAGATCACCCGCGTAGAGCCCTCTCTCGAAGCTGCGTTCGTGGACTTTGGCGCTGAACGCCATGGCTTCCTTCCTTTGAAAGAAATTTCCCGCGAATACTTCATCAAGGACGTGTCTGGTCGCCCTAGCATCAAAGAGGTGCTCAAAGAGGGCCAGGAAGTCATCGTTCAGGTCGATAAAGAAGAGCGCGGCAACAAAGGCGCAGCGCTGACCACCTTCATCAGCCTTGCGGGTCGCTTTTTGGTATTGATGCCTAATAACCCGCGTGCAGGCGGTATTTCACGCCGTATCGAAGGCGATGATCGCAGCCAGCTCAAAGACGCGATGGGTCAGCTAACCGTTCCTGACAAAATGGGGCTGATCGTTCGTACTGCCGGCATCGGCCGCAGTTCCGAAGAGCTGCAGTGGGACCTGGATTACCTCGTGCAGGTGTGGGAATCCATCACGACGGAAGCAGGCAAACGCTCCGCTCCGTTCCTGATCTATCGCGAATCCAACGTCATCATTCGCGCCATGCGTGACTACTTGCGCCAGGATATCGGCGAGGTATTGATCGATAGTCCCGAGATTCACGCCGAAGCGCTGGCGTTCATTCGCCAGGTCATGCCCTCGTACCAGCAGAAGATCAAGCTGTACGCGGATGAAGTCCCCCTCTTCTCCCGCTTCCAGATCGAGTCACAAATCGAAACCGCCTACCAGCGGGAAGTGAAGCTGCCGTCGGGTGGTTCGATCGTGATCGACCACACCGAAGCCCTGGTCTCCATCGACATCAACTCTGCACGCGCCACGCGGGGCAGTGATATCGAGGAAACCGCGCTGCAAACCAACTCTGAGGCCGCCGACGAGATCGCCCGTCAGCTGCGCCTTCGGGATATTGGCGGCTTGGTCGTGATCGACTTCATCGACATGGGGCCTGCACGCAATCAGCGTGAAGTCGAAAACCGCATGCGCGACGCGCTGAAGCTAGACCGCGCACGCGTTCAAATCGGACGCATTTCACGCTTCGGCCTGATGGAAATGTCGCGGCAGCGCCTGCGTCCCTCCTTGGGCGAAACCAGCGGCGTTGTGTGCCCGCGCTGTAACGGTCAGGGCACCATTCGTGACGTGCGCTCGCTATCGCTCTCCATCATGCGCCTGATCGAAGAAGAGGCCATGAAAGAGCGCAGCGCCCAGATTCGCGCCATCCTGCCGGTCCCGGTGGCCACGTATCTGTTGAACGAAAAGCGCAGCGTGCTGGCGGATATCGAGTCGCGTCAAGGCGTTCGGGTCGTCCTGCTTCCCAGCCCTGACATGGACACGCCCCATTACGATGTCCAGCGCCTGCGGGATGATCATTTAGACGAAGATGACAGCCACTCGCTCTCCAGCTTCGAGCTGTCGACCGACACCGACGTCGGCAAAGAGCCAGACCCAAGCTTTGCGCCGCCGGCGCAGCGTGCCGAAGCTGCAGTGAAGAGCGTCGTGCATAACGCCCCGGCGCCTGCATCGCTGCAAACCGAAGAAGCGCCTGCTAAAGCCGCTGCCCCAGCGCCCGCCGCCGAACAGCCTAGCGTGCTCGGCCGCTTCATCCGTGGCTTTGCCAAGCTATTGGGCGGTGATGACAGCGCTCACCAGACGGCCAACGAGGCGGAAGCGCCACGTAAGGCATCCGAGCAGCCAAGCCGCCCGCCCCGCAACGAGCGACGCAGCAAACCGGCTCAGGAGCGTAACGACAGCACGCCCAAGCAGGAACAGCGCAGCGATAACGCCAAGAGCGATCAGCGCGGCAACGCGGCGGGGAACACCGGATCACGTAACGAAGATGCCAGCGACAAGCGCAGCGGCCCAAGCCGTACGCGTAATCGCCGCCGCCACCCCCAACAAGACGATAGCAAAGGCCAAGAGAACGCGAAAAACACGCGTCAACAGAGCCCTAAAGAGAGCGTAAAAGAGAGCCCGAAAGAGACCTCCAAGGAGGAGTCTGGTAAACCTCAGGAGCCTCGTCGCGACAAGCCACGGGAGAACAAACCCAAGCAGGACAAGCAGGACAAGCAGGAGGAGCGCGCACCTGCAGCGCAGGCCGACGACAGCCAGCAGGATGACGGCAAGCCGAAGCGCACCCGCAACAACCCGCGCAACCGCTCGCGTAAACAGGCGCTCAACCCGCAGGCCGAAGCCGAGCAGTTGAAGCTGCAAGCGGACGCTGCAAAGGCGCCCCAAGCCACTGATGACTCCGCCAGCACAGCCCCCGCAGATGCGGCTCCTAGCGCTGATGCCTCCTCCCAGGCAGCCGAAGCCCCTCAGGCCACGGCCACCGAGGCGCCGACTGACGCCGAGACGATGCAACGCGAACAGGCCGCCCAACCTGCGGAAGCGAGTCCTGAAGTGAGCTCTGGAGAAAGCAGTGGAGAAAGCACTGAAGAGAGCACTGAAGAGAGCACTACCTCAGAGCGTGCAGCCAACAGTGGCGACAAAGCTCGCAAATCGACGCGCCAGCGCCGTCAATCCAAGCCGGAAGCCGACGCTAAAGACGCAGCGGTACCGGTCACGCCGCAGGCCGAGCCCGCCTCCACGGAAGCAGCTAGCCCTGCGGAGCCTGACGACGTTACTGCAGCGCGCACGCCCACCGCTGATAGGCAGGAATCGCGTGTAGAGGCGTCAGCAACAGAGGCACCCAAAACCGACGCGCCCGATACACGCGTTGCCGAAGCAAGCGATGACCAGGCCCAGCCAGCCGATCATGCCACAGCGCCGCAGTCCACGGATGCGTCTCAAACGCCCGAGACCACCCCGGCAGAGGCCGAGGCAAGCAGCACTGCGCCTGACCAAGCACACGCCGAAGCAGCGGAAAACAACGCACAGGCAGCGCCGGTAGCAGACGTCGACACCCAGTCCAAAGCGGAAACGGCGGAAACGGCGGAAACGGCGGAAACGGCGGAAACGGCGGAGCAAGATAACGTTGACACAGCGCCCTCTGCAAAGCCTGAAGACGCACCGACCTCCGAGGCTACCTCTCCAGCAAGCGAACGAACTGCCGAGAAGACGCCCAGCGATGCCGTCGCCGACGAAGCGACATCCGCGATGCCCCCTGCGACCGAGCAGGAGCCTGCGGCCACTGCTACGACCGAGCAGGAGCCTGCGGCCACTGCTACGACCGACGAGGTGTCTGCGCCAGCGCCTGCTAGCGTTGCCACCGACGAGGAAGCGCCTAAACCGCGCCGTCGTCGCCGTCGTGCCCATAACGATCCGCGTGAGCTGCGCAAGCAGCAGAACGCTCAAGGCCAAAACTCGCAAGAGTAA
- the murB gene encoding UDP-N-acetylmuramate dehydrogenase, whose product MVADAVNQSAAWVDLSAANTLRLPCRVEHYAAPTTLSNLQAALHHAHAQQWPITLLGGGSNVLLPPTLMGMALRPALNHWWLERREEGVVAFVGAGVNWHSLVMALAARGLWGTENLALIPGDCGAAPVQNIGAYGVELSDVLEGVQVVELATGEARWLSAKACQFGYRDSIFKRALAGRVVITQLALRLSEHPRPVLGYGDLASRISASPTPLAVAQAVCAIRQEKLPDPAVLANAGSFFKNPVVSDAHAQRLLQAYPQMPHFPQAHQHTKLAAGWLIDQCGLKGHRDGAFGVHERQALVLVHFGGGDRPGLLRFAESVANAVHERFAVTLEPEPRVV is encoded by the coding sequence GTGGTCGCTGACGCTGTGAACCAATCAGCCGCTTGGGTGGATTTGTCTGCTGCCAATACGCTGCGCCTACCCTGTCGGGTAGAGCACTATGCCGCGCCCACCACGCTATCGAACCTACAGGCGGCGCTTCACCATGCCCATGCCCAGCAGTGGCCCATCACTCTGCTCGGCGGTGGCAGCAACGTACTGTTGCCGCCTACTCTCATGGGCATGGCGCTGCGACCGGCGCTTAACCACTGGTGGTTGGAGCGCCGGGAAGAGGGCGTTGTGGCGTTCGTCGGCGCTGGCGTCAACTGGCACTCGCTGGTCATGGCCTTGGCGGCCAGAGGGCTTTGGGGAACGGAGAATCTGGCGCTCATTCCAGGTGATTGCGGTGCGGCGCCGGTACAGAACATCGGGGCCTACGGCGTCGAGCTGAGCGATGTGCTGGAAGGTGTCCAGGTGGTCGAGCTGGCTACGGGGGAGGCGCGCTGGTTGAGCGCCAAGGCCTGTCAGTTCGGCTATCGCGATAGTATCTTCAAACGGGCACTGGCGGGTCGAGTGGTGATTACTCAATTGGCTCTTCGGCTTTCCGAGCACCCACGTCCCGTGCTGGGCTATGGCGATTTGGCGTCCCGCATATCGGCTTCGCCCACGCCACTGGCGGTCGCTCAGGCGGTCTGCGCCATTCGTCAAGAGAAGTTGCCGGATCCGGCCGTGCTCGCCAATGCGGGTAGTTTCTTCAAGAATCCAGTGGTAAGTGATGCACACGCGCAGCGACTTCTGCAAGCATATCCGCAGATGCCGCACTTTCCTCAAGCCCATCAGCACACCAAGCTGGCGGCAGGATGGCTGATCGATCAGTGTGGGTTGAAGGGGCATCGTGACGGCGCATTTGGCGTGCATGAGCGACAAGCGCTAGTGCTCGTGCACTTTGGGGGAGGCGACCGTCCTGGGCTGCTGCGTTTTGCAGAGAGCGTGGCAAACGCCGTACACGAGCGGTTTGCCGTGACGCTAGAGCCGGAGCCTCGTGTGGTTTAA
- a CDS encoding low molecular weight protein-tyrosine-phosphatase, producing MTRVLFVCLGNICRSPTAEGVFQQALARAGLTQRIDIDSCGVGDWHVGKAPDPRAQAAARRRGVDISHLRARQLTVNDFHAFDYVLGMDRDNLAAIRALQPADSQAKTGLLLEYAGLPNTDVPDPYYGGEEGFEQVLDMIEQASAGLIDELTRGR from the coding sequence ATGACACGCGTACTGTTTGTTTGCTTGGGCAACATCTGCCGTTCACCCACGGCGGAAGGCGTTTTTCAGCAGGCGTTGGCGCGGGCAGGGCTCACTCAACGTATCGACATCGACTCCTGCGGCGTGGGCGATTGGCACGTGGGTAAAGCCCCTGACCCGCGCGCCCAGGCGGCCGCACGTCGGCGTGGCGTCGACATCAGCCACTTGCGTGCTCGACAGCTAACGGTGAACGACTTCCATGCGTTCGATTACGTGCTGGGCATGGATCGCGACAACTTGGCGGCCATTCGGGCGTTACAGCCCGCCGATAGTCAGGCCAAAACAGGGTTGCTGTTGGAGTATGCCGGGTTGCCCAATACCGATGTGCCCGACCCCTACTATGGCGGCGAGGAGGGGTTCGAGCAGGTGTTGGACATGATCGAGCAGGCCAGTGCTGGATTGATCGACGAGCTAACCCGTGGTCGCTGA
- the kdsB gene encoding 3-deoxy-manno-octulosonate cytidylyltransferase has product MADTSTPFIAVVPARFGSSRLPGKPLLDIAGEPMVAHVWRRASQSQASRVVIATDDERIREAMLPYGADVIMTRDDHPSGTDRLAEVAETLGLSDETLVVNVQGDEPLIPPVLIDQVALRLADDPDAAMATLAEPITDVDTLFNPNVVKVVRSLQGRALYFSRAPIPWDREHFKHPPNLLDTDAWLRHIGIYAYRASFLAAYQDLPTSTLEQLEQLEQLRALQHGYAIQVALAGAVNPAGVDTEEDLARVRALLAVEGGQS; this is encoded by the coding sequence ATGGCAGATACGTCGACGCCGTTTATCGCCGTAGTGCCCGCCCGGTTTGGCTCCTCGCGGCTGCCGGGTAAACCGCTGCTGGACATTGCGGGAGAGCCGATGGTGGCGCATGTGTGGCGGCGGGCCAGCCAAAGCCAGGCAAGCCGCGTAGTCATTGCCACCGACGACGAGCGTATTCGTGAGGCCATGTTGCCCTACGGGGCAGACGTCATTATGACGCGCGACGACCATCCGTCAGGCACGGACCGGTTGGCCGAAGTCGCCGAGACGCTCGGCCTTAGCGACGAGACGCTGGTAGTCAATGTCCAGGGAGATGAGCCGCTTATCCCTCCCGTGCTCATCGATCAGGTGGCGCTCCGTTTGGCCGACGATCCCGATGCCGCGATGGCCACTTTGGCGGAACCGATCACGGATGTGGACACGCTCTTCAATCCTAACGTGGTGAAAGTCGTGCGTTCGCTTCAAGGGCGGGCGCTGTATTTCTCGCGTGCGCCGATCCCGTGGGATCGGGAGCATTTCAAACATCCCCCCAACTTATTGGACACCGACGCATGGCTACGCCATATCGGTATCTACGCTTATCGGGCAAGCTTTTTGGCAGCCTATCAGGATCTGCCGACCTCCACGCTAGAGCAGTTGGAGCAGTTAGAGCAGCTGCGCGCCCTTCAGCATGGCTACGCGATTCAGGTAGCGTTGGCCGGTGCGGTGAACCCCGCCGGTGTGGATACGGAAGAGGATCTAGCTCGCGTCAGAGCGCTGTTGGCGGTAGAAGGGGGGCAGTCATGA
- a CDS encoding Trm112 family protein, with amino-acid sequence MDKELLAMLVCPLCNGKLKYDREAQELCCHYDGLAYPIKDGIPVMLPEEARQMDADEKLSTSPGRTGEA; translated from the coding sequence ATGGATAAGGAACTGCTGGCAATGCTGGTTTGCCCACTGTGTAACGGCAAGCTGAAGTACGACCGCGAAGCTCAGGAGCTTTGCTGCCATTACGACGGGTTGGCTTACCCGATCAAGGACGGCATTCCTGTCATGCTGCCCGAAGAGGCGCGGCAGATGGATGCCGACGAGAAGCTGTCCACGTCACCTGGCCGTACCGGGGAGGCGTGA
- the lpxK gene encoding tetraacyldisaccharide 4'-kinase — protein sequence MSLAERWLKAAYDGSAWLTPLYPLGNLYRYLMKRRATRYALGQQMVRRVPVPVIVVGNITLGGTGKSPLVAWLSRWLQAQGFSPGIVTRGYGGKAPLYPLLVTSATDPQHSGDEPLMLAQQTGVPVVADPQRARGAAMLVQQGCDIVISDDGLQHLALGRDIELVVIDGTRGLGNQRCLPAGPLRESAARLASVDAVIVNGALQRPLKIDSVPMTLVPTRWRHLSSGEQRPLAPLPFSLPVHGLAGIGHPQRFFDTLRTLGVSGEMHPLADHQPFDANTFRFASKHPIIMTAKDAVKCQAFAPPDSWVLEVEAQLPRAFEDWLRDRLSDLTQRGSTDG from the coding sequence ATGAGCTTGGCCGAGCGTTGGTTGAAAGCTGCCTATGACGGTAGCGCTTGGCTGACCCCGCTCTACCCCCTGGGTAATTTATACCGTTATCTTATGAAGCGGCGTGCAACGCGCTATGCGCTTGGTCAACAAATGGTACGGCGAGTGCCGGTGCCCGTGATCGTGGTCGGCAACATCACGCTAGGCGGCACCGGCAAATCTCCGCTGGTGGCATGGCTCAGCCGCTGGCTGCAGGCCCAAGGGTTTTCGCCGGGTATCGTCACCCGGGGCTATGGAGGCAAAGCGCCGCTCTATCCCTTGCTGGTAACCTCGGCAACGGACCCGCAGCACAGTGGTGACGAGCCGCTCATGCTGGCGCAGCAGACCGGCGTGCCGGTCGTGGCTGATCCACAGCGCGCCCGGGGGGCCGCTATGCTAGTGCAGCAGGGCTGCGACATAGTGATCAGCGACGATGGCTTGCAGCATTTGGCCCTGGGGCGCGATATTGAATTAGTGGTGATCGATGGCACCCGGGGGCTGGGTAATCAACGCTGTCTTCCGGCAGGGCCGTTGAGGGAATCGGCGGCTAGGCTAGCGAGCGTGGATGCGGTGATCGTCAATGGAGCTTTGCAGCGCCCGTTGAAGATCGACAGCGTGCCCATGACGCTGGTACCCACGCGCTGGCGCCACCTGAGCTCCGGAGAGCAGCGCCCTCTGGCACCGCTGCCTTTCTCGTTACCGGTTCACGGATTGGCGGGCATTGGTCATCCACAGCGCTTTTTCGATACGCTGCGGACGTTAGGTGTCAGCGGAGAGATGCATCCGTTGGCCGATCACCAGCCTTTCGATGCCAATACGTTTCGGTTTGCATCGAAGCACCCCATCATCATGACGGCGAAAGACGCCGTGAAGTGTCAGGCGTTCGCACCGCCTGATAGCTGGGTACTGGAGGTGGAAGCCCAGCTTCCACGTGCATTTGAGGACTGGCTGCGCGACAGGCTGTCCGACTTGACTCAAAGGGGAAGCACCGATGGATAA
- the msbA gene encoding lipid A export permease/ATP-binding protein MsbA, with amino-acid sequence MTDSGWMLYKRLLGYVKPHWRAFALAVVGFVIYAASSTALAEMMKRLIDGIQNPDAAFRFFLPLFVVLMFASRGLGTFLSTYFMAYVGRYVIHTLRCDVFAHLLHLPGRFFDHHSSGHLVSRVTYHVEQVAGAATNAVTIILREGLFVIGLIGYLFWTNWMLTLLFLGVTPIIAGVVSYVSKRFRRISKRIQHSMGDVTHVASEALSGYRVVRTHGAEAYEKQRFERVSEENRRQSMKEAMTRAVSSPVVLMLVAISMALLVWLAMAPSLMENMTPGEFVAFITAAALMIKPVRQLTEINGEIQKGIAAASELFGLLDLAPERDEGTRLPSKLTGHVMIEDVSFRYGDDQPNVLHHVNLDVAPGELVAIVGRSGSGKSTLVSLLPRFYRPSEGRILIDGVNADEYALGPLRQNIALVSQQVTLFNASIADNIAYGVTDPDPAAIKAAAEAAYASEFIEKLPEGYATVVGENGVMLSGGQRQRLAIARAIFKDAPILILDEATSALDTESERYIQKALEHVCQGRTTLVIAHRLSTIERADRILVMDQGRIVEQGTHQVLLEKGGAYAALHQLQFQENE; translated from the coding sequence GTGACTGATTCAGGTTGGATGTTATATAAGCGGTTATTGGGTTACGTGAAGCCACACTGGCGCGCGTTTGCGCTAGCGGTGGTAGGTTTCGTGATTTACGCAGCGTCGAGCACCGCGCTGGCGGAGATGATGAAGCGGCTGATCGATGGGATTCAAAACCCCGATGCCGCTTTCCGTTTTTTTCTGCCGCTGTTCGTGGTGCTCATGTTTGCTTCCCGCGGTCTAGGAACGTTTTTGAGCACTTATTTTATGGCATACGTTGGGCGCTATGTAATCCACACCCTGCGCTGTGACGTGTTCGCGCACTTGTTGCACCTACCGGGGCGCTTCTTCGACCATCACTCCAGCGGCCATTTGGTGTCTCGAGTGACCTATCATGTCGAACAGGTGGCGGGAGCCGCGACCAATGCCGTTACGATCATCCTGAGAGAAGGGCTGTTCGTGATTGGTCTTATTGGCTATCTGTTTTGGACCAATTGGATGCTAACGCTGCTGTTTTTGGGGGTTACCCCGATCATTGCCGGTGTGGTGAGCTACGTGAGCAAGCGGTTTCGGCGCATTTCCAAGCGCATTCAGCACTCCATGGGCGATGTGACGCACGTGGCGTCGGAGGCACTGTCGGGGTATCGCGTGGTGCGGACCCATGGCGCAGAGGCTTACGAAAAGCAGCGCTTCGAGCGGGTCAGTGAAGAGAATCGTCGGCAAAGTATGAAAGAGGCCATGACACGTGCGGTCAGCTCGCCTGTCGTGCTGATGCTGGTAGCGATATCCATGGCGCTACTGGTGTGGCTGGCCATGGCGCCTTCGCTCATGGAAAACATGACGCCGGGCGAGTTCGTTGCCTTCATTACGGCCGCTGCGCTGATGATCAAACCGGTACGTCAGCTCACCGAAATCAACGGTGAGATTCAAAAAGGGATTGCAGCGGCGTCTGAGCTGTTTGGCCTACTTGACCTTGCGCCGGAACGAGACGAAGGCACCCGACTCCCCAGCAAGCTGACCGGCCATGTGATGATCGAGGATGTCAGCTTCCGCTATGGGGACGACCAGCCAAATGTGTTGCATCACGTGAATCTGGACGTTGCCCCAGGCGAGCTGGTTGCCATTGTGGGCCGCTCGGGAAGCGGTAAGTCCACCCTGGTGAGCCTGCTGCCGCGTTTCTACCGTCCCAGCGAGGGGCGTATCTTGATCGATGGCGTGAATGCCGATGAGTACGCCCTAGGTCCGCTGCGTCAGAACATTGCGCTGGTCTCCCAACAGGTCACGCTGTTCAATGCGTCGATTGCCGACAATATTGCCTATGGGGTGACAGACCCCGATCCGGCAGCCATCAAGGCAGCGGCCGAAGCTGCCTATGCCAGCGAGTTCATCGAAAAGCTGCCTGAAGGGTATGCGACGGTAGTCGGGGAGAACGGCGTCATGCTCTCAGGCGGGCAGCGTCAGCGGCTTGCCATTGCACGAGCAATCTTCAAAGACGCCCCGATTTTGATTTTGGACGAAGCGACCTCCGCCCTCGACACGGAATCCGAGCGCTATATTCAAAAAGCGCTGGAGCATGTATGCCAAGGGCGCACCACGCTCGTGATTGCCCATCGCCTCTCTACCATTGAGCGCGCCGATCGCATTTTGGTGATGGATCAAGGGCGAATCGTGGAGCAGGGCACCCATCAGGTGCTGCTGGAAAAGGGTGGGGCGTACGCTGCGCTCCATCAACTGCAGTTCCAGGAGAACGAATGA